The Bos indicus x Bos taurus breed Angus x Brahman F1 hybrid chromosome 11, Bos_hybrid_MaternalHap_v2.0, whole genome shotgun sequence sequence CAAATTGTATACATAAGGTCTCAGGAAATTGTTGTAATGTGACCTAGGTCCAATTCTTTTCAGTAGAGAATAAATCCCGGAGCATCTTGTTTTGGCCCTGACTCAGTACCATGTATGAGAATATTACTGTCTTTCTGTGAGATAGTTTCTTATGAAACTACCTTTCCTGCTATTTATTTCCCATTATGTGATCTCTTTCAGCACTCATAGTCCTCCCGTTTTTCCCAATTAGTATCTGTCAAACCTGATTGAGTTTGTTTGGCATCAATGGCTCAGCTATACTGCCCTCTAGAGGCATTTAGCAGCATGTCTTTTCATATATGGTATCAGCCATTAGAATATCTTTTATTGTAAAATGACTGTTCACGTTTGTGGCCATCTGAACAAACTGAGTATGTGTCTACTTATGATTCACGTGAGTTCTCTGTATATTCTGGTATGTCTCTAGTCAGGTACGtgagttgtgaatattttttcctttttcattttcttaaggtGTCTtttgataaaaaaattttaaataataaatccaatttaataattttttggtgTGGTTAGTCCTTTTTGTTTCTTGACCAAGAACTCTCCACTCATCTAAAgatcacaaatattttaaaaatatagttttctcttttcttcaagaaattttataattttattccttGCATTTAGGTCTACGAGCCcatctgaattaatttttgtgtgtggtatagaGTAAGGGGTCCAGGTTTAACTGTTTCCTGCCTGCACATCCAGTTACTCTACGCCTCCTCTTCTCCACATTAAATGGCACTGGCACTCTGCCAACAATGAAATGATTgtgtaaataaagatttatttctgagttctctaTTTTGTTATAGTATAGtgagccgctcagtcgtgtctgactctctgtgaccccatggactctacaatccatggaattctccagaccagaacaccggagtgggtagcctttcccttctccaggggatcttcccaacccagggatcgaacccaggtctgccgcattgcaggcagattctttaccagctgagacacaaggaaaGCGAAAGAATACTccagtgagtagcctatcccttctccagcggatcttcccaactcaggaatcaaaccggggtctcttgcattgcaggcggattcttaccaactgagctatcagtgaagcccTGATATTCTCTATTCTGTTACATTGATCTATTTATAGGGtcttataaaaatatgcatacaaATCACTTTAACTTTGTAGTTGGTTTGGTAATGTGTGTCCTCTAagtctgtgatttttttcaagattGCCTTGAGTGTTCAaggtcattttcagttcagttcagttcagttcagttgctcagtttgtgtccgactctttgcgatcccatgaaccgcagcacgccaggcctccctgtccatcaccaactcccagagtccacccaaacccatgtccatccaaccatctcatcctctctcgtccccttctcctcctgccctcaatctttcccagcattagggtcttttcaaataagtcagctctttgcattaggtggccaaagcattggcgtttcagcttcaacatcagtccttccaatgaacacccaggactgatctcctttgggatggactggttggatctccttgcagtccgagggactctcaagagtcttctccaacaccacagttcaaaagcatcaattcttctgtgctcagctttcttcacagtccaactctcacatccatacatgactactggaaaaaccatagccttgactagatggacctttgttggcaaagttctGTTCAAATTTTAGAATTGGTTTGTCTGTTTCCATGGACAATAACCGAGATTCTTTGCCTAGGCTTTgagtaaataagtgaaatcaaGGTCTGCACTCATAAGGTCTAAGTAGAGGCAACATGGTCACATTGGATGTAGGGTGTAGACTGTGCTTAGGTGAGAAGATCATGAAGGACACATTAGAATGGCCTCTTGCTTCTCACCAAAAACACCTGATGGCAGTACAACAGTGAGATATGTCCTCAAAGTTTCAATAGTTTTGGTACTGAGAATGCTGTATCCTATCAAATGATCATTCAAGTCTAAGAGCCAAACAATGATGTTTTTCTAATTGCAACACCTAGAAAGTTTCCCTTCAGCTGAATCTTGCAAAGAATGTCTTTCACCATTGCATTGGTCATCTGATTGATTAGTAGTCTTAAATTCCACaagctacaaatatttatttgaaaaaattcagaCATTACCAATGTGAATCAAGAAGtggaaattctctctctctctgtctccctccactCTTCCATTCTTACTGCAGTgactatacacacatacatattcatataataGTTATTACTTTTTGCCTATTCTCTGCAGCACGTAGGATCTtctttccccaaccagggattaaacccaagccacctgcagtggaatcatggagtcccaaccactggactgccgtgGAAGTCCCAtgttcatataattttttaaagcataatggAATAATGCTTTTACAGTTTGTtctatagctttatttttttacttaatttatttttaaagaagtaatagaGATCTGTTTGATTCTTTCAATTTGTTGCATATGGTTACATTCTATGTAATTGATCATAATTATTCTGTTTCCTGTTATTAGGATTTTAGGTTTTTGCCAGTTTTTATCTCTTAAACTGAGACTCATTAAAAAAAGCCTCAatattgtatatacatttatgataatatttttataagtcAGACTTTTAAGAGTGAGAATttctagaataaaatattaaatcacataTTTTTATACACACAGCTTTATGGATAGATGGAGGGAACAAAGTTTCCAAAATCCCCACTGTGGAATGCATAATTTTCACATTATCATTGTTGCATTTGTTCTTTCTGtccattaacattttttattgtttggttaaaaaaaaattggaaaaaaactcattggaaaagacgctgatgctgggaaagattgaaggtgggaggagaatgggatgacagacgatgagatggttggagggcatcactgactcaaaggaaatgagtttgagcaagctccaggagttggtgatggatggggaagcctggcgtactgcagtccacggggtcgcaaaggacataactgagtgactgaactgaattgaactgaaaaaaataagaaggatttgaaaagaaataaagccatAACAACATAATAAAGGAAGGGTAgataagaaaagaataataatgaaaacaatttttaagcaagaaaaaatttttaaaaagacaaataaggaACTATAAAAATTTTCAGATTGTGGAAATTAGCTGAAAGGTAcaccttctcctcttcttccttctatctattcattctttcctctttcaaACATTTTCAAGGACATTCAACAGCTATAaattaagtaattatttttagCAATATACAGAAATGTGAAAGATTTTTGAGGATAATTCTCAACAAAAGAGAAATCTGTTCAGGAAATACCTGTGGGAAAAGGCTTAATTTAAAGCAACATTTGGAAGACAGGAAAATGATGAATCTTCATATGAGAGAGGAGTGGTCTATGAGAGAGGAGTGGTCATCCACTGGCCATCCACTCTAAGAGTATCATGATTGTAGCCAGAGGCAGAACCAATTGATGAACCATCATCAATGGATGTTAAGTGTCCACAATAGCCTTGTCTCCCATGGGTTGAAAATGCTAACCCCCAGCAGCTTGATTGTTTCCCAAGAACCACAGAAACCAGATTCCAGTGGAGCAGATTCCGCATGTGTGTTCATCAAGAGGTTGCTGCCTGGAGACCCCTCctgcccaccagcttcctcagACCCTGTTTCAGGTCTTTGTTTCTTAGGCTGTAGATAAAAGGATTGAGCATGGAGGATAAAATCGTGTGAACAATTGTTGCCATGTGGTCCCTGACAGTGTAGGTGGACACAGGCTGTAAATAGACATAGAAGATGCTTCCATAAAAGAGTGTTACCACAGTGAGGTGCGAACCACATGTGGAGAAGGCTTTGCGTTTTCCTGCAGCTGAGGGAATTTTGAGAACCACAATGAGGATTCGTATATAAGAGAAAACAATGCATAGAAAGGGGGTCACCAGAAAAGCAGATGCTTCTGTCATCATCACAATTTCATTGACAAATGTAGGGGAGCAAGACAATTTTATCAGAGGGCTGAGGTCGCAGAGAAAATGATGGATAATATTGGAGTCACAGAAGGTGAGCTGATTCAACAGAAGTATGTGTAGGAGTGAGTGGAAGTGAGGCAATGAGCAGGAGAAGGCCACCATCAGGACACAGTGGTGGTGGCTCATGATGGTGACATAGTGGAAGGGATCACAGATGGCCACATGGCGGTCAAAAGCCATGGCTACAAGAAGACAGCTGTCAATGTTGCCCAaggcatatataaaatacatctgGGTCAAACATCCAGCATAGGAGATGGTCTTCTTCTCCAACAGGAAGTCGACTAGCATCTTGGGGACAATGGTTGTTGTATACCAAATGTCAGTGAAAGACAGGACACtcaggaagaaatacatgggggtgtgcagttGGGGGTCAGAGCAGAtggccaggatgatgagcaggttccCTGTTATGGTGACCAGGTATATGATGAGGAAGAGAATAAAGAGTGGCTTCTGGTCCTCAGGCCGGGAGGACAGTCCCAGGAGGATGAACTCAGTGACACTGCTGGTTTGGTTGAGTCTTTCCATTGATTTGGGTCTAGTTATACCCAAgacattttgttatttattatgcTCTGATCCCATAGCCCAAGTCATGATACCCAGCAAGTCTTTGTTTCCTCTATTTGGTCAGCATTAAGAGCTGTGCAGGGAAAGCTTGCCAATCTCCTGGTCCTTGATGTGGTCCTCCCTTCCCAAATCCATGGGCATCGTAAGTGCCTTATGTTGCAAGCTGGAGGGACAAAAGAAGAGTTCTCCTTTAAAAATCATCACAGGTGAACCTCTCTGATTCAAGTTCCTTAGTTTCTTTTCTGGGAAAAGCACTGTTTCCCCTCTGGAAACATAGTAATAAAGCAAGAAATCTTTGTCCTTCTGTAGTTCATGTTGCAGTTTTGGTCATTAACAAGtagaatatataatatgatatcagGTGGGGAgagattgatttaaaaaaaaatagagcagtaTAACAGATGAAGGTGACTGGGAAGTTGGGATGGAAATATTTGACAGGGAAGTCACAGAACCATCATTCTTCATCAAATTCAGTTGTTATAACTAGACTTTAACTTTATATGTATGAGAAACAAATAAGGGCTTGTCAAAACAACCAACAGGGAAATCTAAGAGAAATGCTGAATGCAGTTCAACTGTGTTTTTTCTCTTGTCTGGGCACAGAATGAGAACTTCATTCTCATTTGCTCACGGGATGCTATCGTCCTCAGACTGTGCAATCTGGGAAATGTGGAATACAAGTGTTAGTGGGAATTTGGTGAATTAGTTGGATCAGATGCTGCAGGTTGTATATGTGAGGAACACCCATGCTGGTGactagaagaaaggagaaaggtttTGGAACTGAGAATCAGGAAGAATATTCTAAAAGCACAAGGTGTGTTAATCAGGCTGAGAATAAGAtagtcttttttcccttttcgtTTTACTGATgggttttccttaaaaatatatgaaatagagGACCTTGAGGTCAAACTGGAAGGACTTAAAACCAAGTGCCCCATGGAACTTTTACTTGGACCTTATAATGTCTCAAATCCATGAGATATTTGAAAGTATAGGAGAGGAAAAGAATAAGATGCCAAATTGGGTTGAAGTAGCCAAGTGAGTGGCCAGCATTGAAGCTCACCTCCATGTCCAgatgcttttcttccttcccagccCCTCCAGAAGCTGATCTGCACCACATCTGTTCATCAGGTCAAGTCTGCTTCTCACACAAAGCTCAGCTTCCTCGTGTGTCTCCCATGAGCTTCTGGGCTGAGTGACAAGGAGAGAagcagggatggaggaggagttGATCTGCTTCTTGAAAGGGATAACACGTTTCCCTTCCCTGACCTCAACACCTGGGCTCACTGCTGCTCTCCCAGCTCCAGATCTCAGAAGGGAGGGATGCTCTGACTCAAGTGGGAGGGCTCTCCTGATTGAGGAAGCCCAGCCAGCTTCTCATGAGTCTGAAGCCAGCTCTACTTGCCTCTGGGGCACTTGTTAGGCTGAGGGAGTTGAGGTGTGATGATCTCTTAGGGGAATGTGTCCCTGGAGAGGGAGTAGAGAGCAGGTAGAGTAAGCAGAATGGGAATCACAGCCAGCAATGCTGACTCCAAGGGGACAGGGGACTGCTGAGGCTTCCTGTTTAGACGCTGAGACTAATCTCAGAGCTTCTGAACCTCACTATGACATCTTAAGGtcatgcttcagtttccccaactATGGGTTATCAAGGGTAGAAACACATTTATCTGggtgaatattttaattttgggggaTTCAGATGTGGATCCAAGTGTAGTCTAGATCCATTCAGATTATAGATCAATATGGGGAAGTTGCAGTTTTCAAAGGATTCAATGGGAGAACAATGGTGTGTGTTTTCCCAGTGTCTGGAGGCACGtggattagatttttttttatgtgtgagATTAGGTTAATATTAGtgtttatttagggcttcccaggtggctcagaggttaaagcatctgccgtgtttgatccctgggtcaggaagatcccctggagaaggaaatggcaacccactccagtactcttgcctggagaatcccatggagggaggagcctggtaggctacagttcatggggttgcaaagagtcagacatgactgagcgacttcacttcacaggtggccctagtggtaaagaactcacctgcataTTTaaaagatgtaagagacttggaaagaaaggcaaaaaagcaaaatggctgtctggggaggccttacaaatagctgtgaaaagaagagaaacaaaaagcaaaggagaaaaggaaagatataagcatctgaatgcagagttccaaagaatagcaagaagagataagcaagtcttcttcagcgatcaatgcaaagaaatagaggaaaacaacagaatgggaaagactagagatctcttcaagaaaattagagataccaagggaacatttcatgcaaagatgggctcgataaaggacagaaatggaatggacctaacagaagcagaagatattaaggagaggtggcaagaatacatagaagaactgtacaaaaacgatcttcacaaccaagataatcacgatggtgtgatcactgacctagagccagatatcctggaatgtgaagtcaagtgggccttagaaagcatcactatgaacaaagctagtggaggtgatggaattccagttgagctatttcaaatcctgaaagatgatgctgtgaaagtgctgcactcaatatgccagcaaatttggaaaactcagcagtggccacaggactggaaaaggtcagttttctttccaagcccaaagaaacgcaatgccaaagaatgctcaaactactgcacaattgcattcatctcacacgctagtaaagtaatgctcaaaattctccaagccaggtttcagcaatacgtgaaccatgaacttcctgatgttcaagctggttttagaaaaggcagaggaaccagagatcaaattgccaacatccgctggatcatggaaaaagcaagagagttccagaaaaacatctatttctgctttattgactatgccaaagcctttgactgtgtggatcacaagaaactttggaaaattcttcaagagatgggaattccagaccatctgacctgcctcttgagaaacctgtatgcaggtcagcaagcaacagttagaattggacatggaacagcagactggttccaattaggaaaaggagtatgtcaaggctgtatattgtcaccctgctgatttaacttctatgcagagtacatcatgagaaacactgggctggaagaagcacaagctggaatcaagatttctgggagaaatatcaataacctcagatatgcagatgacaccacccttatggcagaaagtcaagaggaactaaaaagtctcttgatgaaagtgaaagaggagagtgaaaaagttggcttaaagctcaacattcagaaaactaagatcatgtcagctggtcccatcacttcatgggaaatagatgcggaaacagtggctgactttacctttttgggctccaaaatcactgcagatggtgacagcagccatgaaattaaaagacacttactccttggaaggaaagttatgaccaacctagatagcatattgaaaagcagagacattactttgccaataaaggtccttctagtcaaggctatggttttttctgtggtcatgtatggatgtgagagctggactgtgaagaaagctgagcaccgaagaattgatgcttttgaactgtggtgttggagaaggctcttgagagtcccttggactgcaaggagatccaaccagtccattctgaaggagatcagccctgggatttctttggaaggaatgatgctaaagctgaaactccagtactttggccacctcatgcagagttgagtcattggaaaagactctgatgctgggagggattgggggcaggaggaaaaggggacgacagaggatgagatggctggatggcatctccgactcgatggacgtgagtttgagtgaagtctgggagatggtgatggacagggaggcctgccgtgctgcaattcatggggttgcaaagatttggacatgactgagcgactgaactgaactgaactgcctgaggtgtgtcatatctttccttccaaggggcaagtgtcctttaattttatggctgcagtcactgtctgcagtgattttgtatcCAGAAAAGTAAAATCGGTTACTGCTTCCAAAATTCACCCTTTCCcgtacattttagttcactgattcctaagatgtcaatgttcattgTTGCCAACTCCtctttgaccacatccaatttaccttgattaatggacctaacattccaggttcctgtgcaattttgctctttatagcattggccggttaccaccagacacatccacaactgagcgttGTTTCCACTTTAGCCcagccatgtcattctttctggagctattagtagttgccctctcctcttccccagtagcatatgggACATCTTCCACCCTGGTGGGCTTATCTTTTGGTACCAtatcttttggccttttcatactgtttatggggtttctcgcagcaagcatactggagtggtttgccattcactttttagtggaccatgttttgtcagaactctccactatgacccctCTGTCTTGGGTGGACCTAACTGcttggctcatagcttcactgaattactcaagccccttcaccatgacaaggctgtgatccatgaaggggtttTGAGTTTTATAGTGGAAATATTGTGTGTTATTGTAAACATCATCCACAACGTTATAGGAAATGCAAAAACATTTTGCTGCTGGTCAGAATAAAGCACTGTTTCACACACGacatctgtgtcttcttcttTAGATTTGAATTTAATTAAAGAATTTCAATCTACATATTAAGAATAAGTACTACAGAGATAGAAAGCCCTGGGTTTCAGTCCTGCCTCTTGCACTTACTCTTCATGTGGTTTTcgtgtttctgtttttctattcctTCATCTAATAAGTAGCTCTTAATcaatttccagctttattgagatgattGACATAACGTTGTGTAAGTTTATggtgtacaacacaatgattttATAGACATATTTATTGCACAGTGATTTTGACAGTAATGTTAGTTAACAACATATCCATAAACCCACATAGTTAAAACGTATTCATTTGTTTTAGTGAG is a genomic window containing:
- the LOC113900858 gene encoding olfactory receptor 1L8-like, which encodes MERLNQTSSVTEFILLGLSSRPEDQKPLFILFLIIYLVTITGNLLIILAICSDPQLHTPMYFFLSVLSFTDIWYTTTIVPKMLVDFLLEKKTISYAGCLTQMYFIYALGNIDSCLLVAMAFDRHVAICDPFHYVTIMSHHHCVLMVAFSCSLPHFHSLLHILLLNQLTFCDSNIIHHFLCDLSPLIKLSCSPTFVNEIVMMTEASAFLVTPFLCIVFSYIRILIVVLKIPSAAGKRKAFSTCGSHLTVVTLFYGSIFYVYLQPVSTYTVRDHMATIVHTILSSMLNPFIYSLRNKDLKQGLRKLVGRRGLQAATS